Proteins encoded in a region of the Arvicanthis niloticus isolate mArvNil1 chromosome 16, mArvNil1.pat.X, whole genome shotgun sequence genome:
- the LOC117721320 gene encoding uncharacterized protein LOC117721320 has translation MESGSQTAVLQKLFDDLCRETDQRKIYQMLMELSTVPSLCDYLAEIGFRETIKQLKKQQLLVQFVKDLVAKWSPGLPQGPQDLGLEMSLTREHQSNSPEEKPLETASPEGRGAGREVFLQLSHCEPGKISRLKPSQTSHIRADPWAPSSQNLDPRESLSSERHLGSQNQVQERPPRASLEKTWQHEGAEPLLSRKPGSETGNPKWLLCGGHRKSQPPDHWKQEEAPGDGSLWSCLQAEYCSSSSSSSSSSLALPPRKRKRESPCLAGVQRPAAKVPRGESRSSQEPSPITDCAIPESPSTGQACFPPDVVLDPSSSQQDQDSSTCWWALRKKHKTQVYSGCRPAPHLQQKSHQRLHSEEGLGIRIAAHGQAPKDEAEPEQLDENSQPETQTCKPTHSSPESATHLQLQESQEERLQRLRARIQITLDKRLQARQTKMVFHTQHKGPDQQGQPGPRGAAFAPHSHSLPKASAHPRTQKAPQMPSVARDCKKAPAKRPAPLMAKALKDYSNRFSRR, from the coding sequence ATGGAGTCAGGCTCTCAGACAGCTGTCCTGCAGAAGCTGTTCGATGACCTTTGTAGAGAGACGGACCAAAGAAAGATCTACCAAATGCTGATGGAACTGTCTACTGTGCCGAGCCTGTGTGACTACCTGGCAGAGATTGGCTTCAGAGAGACCATCAAGCAGCTGAAGAAACAGCAGCTTCTAGTCCAATTTGTAAAGGACTTAGTAGCCAAGTGGTCCCCTGGGCTCCCGCAGGGCCCGCAGGACCTTGGCTTGGAGATGAGCCTCACAAGGGAGCACCAGAGCAACTCTCCAGAAGAGAAGCCCCTGGAAACAGCATCCCCGGAAGGCCGAGGAGCTGGGAGAGAGGTCTTTCTTCAGCTCAGCCACTGTGAGCCAGGCAAGATCTCTCGCCTGAAGCCGAGCCAAACATCACACATAAGGGCCGATCCTTGGGCACCTAGCAGTCAGAACCTGGATCCAAGAGAAAGCCTGAGCTCTGAGCGGCACCTAGGTAGCCAGAACCAGGTGCAGGAAAGACCGCCCAGGGCAAGCCTGGAGAAGACTTGGCAGCATGAAGGAGCCGAGCCCCTCCTCTCCAGAAAGCCAGGTTCTGAGACAGGCAATCCCAAGTGGCTTTTGTGTGGGGGGCACAGGAAGAGCCAGCCACCAGACcactggaagcaggaggaagcccCTGGGGATGGTTCATTGTGGAGTTGCCTCCAAGCTGAAtactgctcttcttcttcttcttcatcttcttcttctttggcccTGCCTCCCcgcaagaggaagagggaatccCCCTGTCTGGCTGGGGTGCAGAGGCCAGCTGCCAAGGTGCCTCGAGGTGAGTCTAGAAGCTCCCAGGAGCCAAGTCCCATCACTGACTGTGCCATTCCGGAGTCCCCCTCGACTGGCCAAGCCTGCTTCCCACCGGATGTTGTCCTGgatccctcttcctctcagcagGATCAAGACTCCTCAACTTGCTGGTgggcactgaggaagaagcaCAAGACCCAAGTCTATTCGGGTTGCAGGCCCGCACCCCATCTCCAGCAGAAATCCCACCAAAGGCTCCATTCAGAGGAGGGCCTTGGCATCAGGATTGCTGCTCACGGCCAGGCTCCCAAGGATGAAGCTGAGCCAGAGCAACTGGATGAAAACTCCCAGCCTGAGACCCAGACTTGCAAGCCAACCCATAGCAGCCCTGAGTCTGCCACACACCTACAGCTTCAGGAATCCCAAGAGGAGAGACTGCAAAGACTCAGAGCCCGCATCCAAATCACATTGGACAAGAGGCTGCAAGCCAGACAGACAAAGATGGTCTTCCACACCCAGCACAAGGGTCCTGACcaacaaggacagcctggacccaGAGGGGCTGCCTTTgctccacattcacacagccttcCTAAGGCTTCTGCCCATCCCAGAACCCAGAAGGCTCCCCAGATGCCCTCTGTAGCAAGAGACTGCAAGAAGGCCCCTGCTAAGAGACCCGCCCCTCTCATGGCCAAAGCACTGAAGGACTACAGCAATCGCTTCTCTAGAAGGTGA
- the LOC117721318 gene encoding uncharacterized protein LOC117721318 translates to MESGSQTAVLQKLFDDLCRETDQRKIYQTLMELSTVPSLCDSLAEIGFRETIKQLKKQQLLVQFVKDLVAKWSPGLPQGPQDLGLEMSLTREHQSNSPEEKPLETASPEGRGAGREVFLQLSHCEPGKISRLKPSQTSHIRADPWAPSSQNLDPRESLSSERHLGSQNQVQERPPRASLEKTWQHEGAEPLLSRKPGSETGNPKWLLCGGHRKSQPPDHWKQEEAPGDGSLWSCLQAEYCSSSSSSSSSSSSLALPPRKRKRESPCLAGVQRPAAKVPRGESRSSQEPSPITDCAIPESPSTGQACFPPDVVLDPSSSQQDQDSSTCWWALRKKHKTQVYSGCRPAPHLQQKSHQRLHSEEGLGIRIAAHGQAPKDEAEPEQLDENSQPETQTCKPTHSSPESATHLQLQESQEERLQRLRARIQITLDKRLQARQTKMVFHTQHKGPDQQGQPGPRGAAFAPHSHSLPKASAHPRTQKAPQMPSVARDCKKAPAKRPAPLMAKALKDYSNRFSRR, encoded by the coding sequence ATGGAGTCAGGCTCTCAGACAGCTGTCCTGCAGAAGCTGTTCGATGACCTTTGTAGAGAGACGGACCAAAGAAAGATCTACCAAACGCTGATGGAACTGTCTACTGTGCCGAGCCTGTGTGACTCCCTGGCAGAGATTGGCTTCAGAGAGACCATCAAGCAGCTGAAGAAACAGCAGCTTCTAGTCCAATTTGTAAAGGACTTAGTAGCCAAGTGGTCCCCTGGGCTCCCGCAGGGCCCGCAGGACCTTGGCTTGGAGATGAGCCTCACAAGGGAGCACCAGAGCAACTCTCCAGAAGAGAAGCCCCTGGAAACAGCATCCCCGGAAGGCCGAGGAGCTGGGAGAGAGGTCTTTCTTCAGCTCAGCCACTGTGAGCCAGGCAAGATCTCTCGCCTGAAGCCGAGCCAAACATCACACATAAGGGCCGATCCTTGGGCACCTAGCAGTCAGAACCTGGATCCAAGAGAAAGCCTGAGCTCTGAGCGGCACCTAGGTAGCCAGAACCAGGTGCAGGAAAGACCGCCCAGGGCAAGCCTGGAGAAGACTTGGCAGCATGAAGGAGCCGAGCCCCTCCTCTCCAGAAAGCCAGGTTCTGAGACAGGCAATCCCAAGTGGCTTTTGTGTGGGGGGCACAGGAAGAGCCAGCCACCAGACcactggaagcaggaggaagcccCTGGGGATGGTTCATTGTGGAGTTGCCTCCAAGCTGAAtactgctcttcttcttcttcttcttcttcatcttcttcttctttggcccTGCCTCCCcgcaagaggaagagggaatccCCCTGTCTGGCTGGGGTGCAGAGGCCAGCTGCCAAGGTGCCTCGAGGTGAGTCTAGAAGCTCCCAGGAGCCAAGTCCCATCACTGACTGTGCCATTCCGGAGTCCCCCTCGACTGGCCAAGCCTGCTTCCCACCGGATGTTGTCCTGgatccctcttcctctcagcagGATCAAGACTCCTCAACTTGCTGGTgggcactgaggaagaagcaCAAGACCCAAGTCTATTCGGGTTGCAGGCCCGCACCCCATCTCCAGCAGAAATCCCACCAAAGGCTCCATTCAGAGGAGGGCCTTGGCATCAGGATTGCTGCTCACGGCCAGGCTCCCAAGGATGAAGCTGAGCCAGAGCAACTGGATGAAAACTCCCAGCCTGAGACCCAGACTTGCAAGCCAACCCATAGCAGCCCTGAGTCTGCCACACACCTACAGCTTCAGGAATCCCAAGAGGAGAGACTGCAAAGACTCAGAGCCCGCATCCAAATCACATTGGACAAGAGGCTGCAAGCCAGACAGACAAAGATGGTCTTCCACACCCAGCACAAGGGTCCTGACcaacaaggacagcctggacccaGAGGGGCTGCCTTTgctccacattcacacagccttcCTAAGGCTTCTGCCCATCCCAGAACCCAGAAGGCTCCCCAGATGCCCTCTGTAGCAAGAGACTGCAAGAAGGCCCCTGCTAAGAGACCCGCCCCTCTCATGGCCAAAGCACTGAAGGACTACAGCAATCGCTTCTCTAGAAGGTGA
- the LOC117721321 gene encoding uncharacterized protein LOC117721321, translated as MESGSQTAVLQKLFDDLCRETDQRKIYQTLMELSTVPSLCDYLAEIGFRETIKQLKKQQLLVQFVKDLVAKWSPGLPQGPQDLGLEMSLTREHQSNSPEEKPLETASPEGRGAGREVFLQLSHCEPGKISRLKPSQTSHIRADPWAPSSQNLDPRESLSSERHLGSQNQVQERPPRASLEKTWQHEGAEPLLSRKPGSETGNPKWLLCGGHRKSQPPDHWKQEEAPGDGSLWSCLQAEYCSSSSSSSSSSLALPPRKRKRESPCLAGVQRPAAKVPRGESRSSQEPSPITDCAIPESPSTGQACFPPDVVLDPSSSQQDQDSSTCWWALRKKHKTQVYSGCRPAPHLQQKSHQRLHSEEGLGIRIAAHGQAPKDEAEPEQLDENSQPETQTCKPTHSSPESATHLQLQESQEERLQRLRARIQITLDKRLQARQTKMVFHTQHKGPDQQGQPGPRGAAFAPHSHSLPKASAHPRTQKAPQMPSVARDCKKAPAKRPAPLMAKALKDYSNRFSRR; from the coding sequence ATGGAGTCAGGCTCTCAGACAGCTGTCCTGCAGAAGCTGTTCGATGACCTTTGTAGAGAGACGGACCAAAGAAAGATCTACCAAACGCTGATGGAACTGTCTACTGTGCCGAGCCTGTGTGACTACCTGGCAGAGATTGGCTTCAGAGAGACCATCAAGCAGCTGAAGAAACAGCAGCTTCTAGTCCAATTTGTAAAGGACTTAGTAGCCAAGTGGTCCCCTGGGCTCCCGCAGGGCCCGCAGGACCTTGGCTTGGAGATGAGCCTCACAAGGGAGCACCAGAGCAACTCTCCAGAAGAGAAGCCCCTGGAAACAGCATCCCCGGAAGGCCGAGGAGCTGGGAGAGAGGTCTTTCTTCAGCTCAGCCACTGTGAGCCAGGCAAGATCTCTCGCCTGAAGCCGAGCCAAACATCACACATAAGGGCCGATCCTTGGGCACCTAGCAGTCAGAACCTGGATCCAAGAGAAAGCCTGAGCTCTGAGCGGCACCTAGGTAGCCAGAACCAGGTGCAGGAAAGACCGCCCAGGGCAAGCCTGGAGAAGACTTGGCAGCATGAAGGAGCCGAGCCCCTCCTCTCCAGAAAGCCAGGTTCTGAGACAGGCAATCCCAAGTGGCTTTTGTGTGGGGGGCACAGGAAGAGCCAGCCACCAGACcactggaagcaggaggaagcccCTGGGGATGGTTCATTGTGGAGTTGCCTCCAAGCTGAAtactgctcttcttcttcttcttcatcttcttcttctttggcccTGCCTCCCcgcaagaggaagagggaatccCCCTGTCTGGCTGGGGTGCAGAGGCCAGCTGCCAAGGTGCCTCGAGGTGAGTCTAGAAGCTCCCAGGAGCCAAGTCCCATCACTGACTGTGCCATTCCGGAGTCCCCCTCGACTGGCCAAGCCTGCTTCCCACCGGATGTTGTCCTGgatccctcttcctctcagcagGATCAAGACTCCTCAACTTGCTGGTgggcactgaggaagaagcaCAAGACCCAAGTCTATTCGGGTTGCAGGCCCGCACCCCATCTCCAGCAGAAATCCCACCAAAGGCTCCATTCAGAGGAGGGCCTTGGCATCAGGATTGCTGCTCACGGCCAGGCTCCCAAGGATGAAGCTGAGCCAGAGCAACTGGATGAAAACTCCCAGCCTGAGACCCAGACTTGCAAGCCAACCCATAGCAGCCCTGAGTCTGCCACACACCTACAGCTTCAGGAATCCCAAGAGGAGAGACTGCAAAGACTCAGAGCCCGCATCCAAATCACATTGGACAAGAGGCTGCAAGCCAGACAGACAAAGATGGTCTTCCACACCCAGCACAAGGGTCCTGACcaacaaggacagcctggacccaGAGGGGCTGCCTTTgctccacattcacacagccttcCTAAGGCTTCTGCCCATCCCAGAACCCAGAAGGCTCCCCAGATGCCCTCTGTAGCAAGAGACTGCAAGAAGGCCCCTGCTAAGAGACCCGCCCCTCTCATGGCCAAAGCACTGAAGGACTACAGCAATCGCTTCTCTAGAAGGTGA